A portion of the Drosophila innubila isolate TH190305 chromosome 3L unlocalized genomic scaffold, UK_Dinn_1.0 0_D_3L, whole genome shotgun sequence genome contains these proteins:
- the LOC117789265 gene encoding somatostatin receptor type 5: MKGYSKPNGAANRSCHMDHVHSGCGILLFVLTALTLTSLITPTEQLTATSTTAATMMTTTTKTTAAMLPNVTATTTTTATITAKTQTVSKSRNGSEHTNGNFSILGLYLPDFNGTLPNGSGPYGNHMKCDNDWNYGVLLITMILYAIVCIVGLFGNTLVIYVVLRFSKMQTVTNIYILNLAIADECFLIGIPFVINTMQARNWAFGTYMCKAYYVSTSVTQFTSSIFLLIMSADRYIAVCHPISSPRYRTPYVSKLVSAVAWMTSVLLMLPVILFSNSVEVEPGHMSCVIEWPELFNTQSDSAFILYSLILGFATPLIFILTFYYLVIRKLHTVGPKHKSKEKKRSHRKVTKLVLTVITVYILCWLPHWVLQVALINRKERCSSKLQVVVFLVCGCLTYSNSAMNPILYAFLSDNFKKSFMKAFTCAARKDVNAQLQLENSFFPKFGKGRQSERLIGSNNAAGKNAKNGKNKKKSLVSGRNNNAAMTTTTTTTTAGTDVITSIQPMATTLAPSQMTPNATALVVVNAETNNCKPPVLHTDL; encoded by the coding sequence ATGAAAGGCTACTCGAAACCAAATGGTGCCGCCAACCGCAGCTGCCACATGGACCATGTCCATAGCGGCTGTGGCATCCTGTTATTTGTGCTGACAGCTCTGACACTAACGAGCTTAATAACGCCCACAGAGCAGttgacagcgacgtcgacgacgGCAGCGACgatgatgacaacaacaacaaaaacgacgGCAGCGATGTTACCAAAtgtcacagcaacaactacaacaactgcaacaataacagcaaaaacacAAACGGTTAGTAAATCCAGAAATGGCAGCGAGCACACAAATgggaatttttcaattttgggCCTATATTTGCCGGATTTTAATGGGACACTTCCCAATGGCAGTGGACCCTACGGTAATCATATGAAATGTGATAATGATTGGAACTATGGTGTGTTGCTCATCACAATGATACTCTATGCCATTGTCTGCATTGTGGGTCTCTTTGGCAACACTCTTGTCATCTATGTGGTATTGCGATTCTCCAAAATGCAGACGGTGACCAACATCTATATACTCAATTTGGCCATAGCTGATGAGTGCTTTCTGATCGGCATACCATTTGTGATCAACACAATGCAAGCGAGGAACTGGGCCTTTGGCACCTACATGTGTAAGGCGTATTATGTGAGCACCTCCGTCACGCAGTTCACCTCATCCATATTTCTGCTGATCATGTCGGCGGATCGTTATATTGCCGTCTGTCATCCGATATCCTCGCCTCGTTATCGCACGCCATACGTATCGAAATTGGTCTCGGCCGTGGCCTGGATGACATCGGTGCTGTTAATGCTGCCGGTTATACTATTTTCCAACTCCGTTGAAGTCGAGCCTGGTCATATGTCATGCGTCATTGAGTGGCCCGAGTTGTTCAATACCCAGTCGGACTCTGCCTTCATCCTGTACTCGCTTATTCTGGGCTTTGCCACGCCGTTGATCTTCATTCTGACCTTCTACTATCTGGTCATCCGCAAACTGCACACGGTGGGACCCAAGCACAAGAGCAAGGAGAAGAAGCGATCGCATCGAAAGGTTACCAAATTGGTGCTCACTGTGATCACCGTGTACATTCTGTGCTGGTTGCCACATTGGGTGTTGCAGGTGGCGTTGATCAACCGCAAGGAGAGGTGCTCCTCAAAGTTGCAGGTGGTAGTGTTCCTTGTCTGCGGTTGCCTTACCTACTCCAACTCGGCCATGAATCCCATACTCTACGCCTTTCTCAGCGACAACTTCAAGAAGAGCTTCATGAAGGCCTTTACCTGTGCAGCCCGCAAAGATGTCAATGCCCAGCTGCAACTGGAGAATAGCTTCTTTCCCAAGTTTGGCAAGGGGCGACAATCGGAGCGTCTAATTGGATCCAACAATGCCGCTGGCAAAAACGCCAAAaacggcaaaaacaaaaagaaatccCTGGTTAGTGGAAGGAACAACAATGCGGCCATgaccacaaccacaactacaacaactgctGGAACTGATGTCATTACCTCCATTCAACCAATGGCAACGACCCTTGCCCCATCCCAAATGACACCCAATGCCACTGCCCTGGTCGTTGTCAATGCCGAGACCAACAACTGTAAGCCTCCCGTGCTTCACACGGACTTATAA